In Lolium perenne isolate Kyuss_39 chromosome 5, Kyuss_2.0, whole genome shotgun sequence, the sequence AATTCTTCAACCATACCGCCTGCCCGGTTGCCTCATAACATGCTACAAATTCTGCCTGCATTGTCGACGATGCAGTAACAGTTTGCTTCGAGCTTTTCCATGATATAGCTCCTTTTGCAAGGGTGAAGATATAACCTGATGTGGATTTCTTAGTATCAACACACCCCGCAAAATCAGCATCTGAATAACCCACTATTTCGAGATTATCAGATTTCTCATAAGTAAGCATGAGGCCTTTAGTACCTTGCAAATAACGCAAGACCTTTTTAGCAGCCTTCCAGTGATCCAGACCTGGATTGGACTGATATCTCGCCAAGCATCCCGGTCACAAAAGCTAAATCaggcgagtgcacacttgtgcatacatAATACTCCCAACAATTGAGGCATAAGGAATTGACTTCATCTGTGCAGATTCATAATTATTTCTTGGGCACTGGAAAGTCCCAAATTTATCGCCCTTAACAATAGGAGCAGGCGAGGCTGAGCACTTATACATATTGTACTTTTTCAGTACTTTTTCAATATATGCTCTCTGAGATAGCCCCAAGATCCCTCTGGATCTATCCCGGTGAATTTCAATTCCTAAAACATAAGTTGCTTCACCGAGATCTTTCATATCGAACTTTGAAGACAGGAATCTCTTGGTCTCCATCAACATATTTTTATCACTGCTGGCCAAGAGtatgtcatcaacatataatatcaggaagatATAATTACTCCCCCTGAACTTAACATAAACACAATTGTCCTTCTTATTTTCCTTAAAAACAAATTTCTTTATGACTTGATCAAATTTGAGATACCACTCTCTTGATGCTTGTTTCAAACCATAGATGGATTTCTTCAGATGACAtcctaaatgtttattttcttccaTAACAAAACCTTCCGGTTGTGCCATGTATACATCTTCATGTAAGTCACCATTTAgaaatgccgttttgacatccatctgatgTAGCTCTAAATCATAATGAGCCACGAGTGCCATAATTATTCTGAATGAATCCTTCGAAGAGACGGGTGAAAAAGTTTCATTATAATCAATCCCTTCTCTTTGAGTGAATCCTTTTGCCACAAGCCTTGCTTTAAACCTTTCGATATCACCCTTGGAGTCACGTTTGGTCTTATAGACCCATTTGCATCCAACTGTTTTGGCTCCTTCAGGGATTTCTACTAAGTCCCATACATCATTAGTGCTCATGGACTTCATTTCATCTTTCATAGCATCGAGCCATTTAGACGAATATTCACTTTCCATAGCCTCCTTAAATGAGGTTGGATCATTATCCAACACTGGCTCATTTGTATCCTCACTCATGTAGGTGAGATAATCATCAGGAATAGCAGGCTTTCTAGCCCGCTGTGACCTTCTAAGAGGCTCATTATTCGGCACATTAATAACAGTTTGAGACTGCTGATTATTTTCAATAAGAGCATCATTAGTTGTGACATCTGGAACAGTCGCCGGTGTATCAGCAGGTGTTGCATTAGCAGCACGTTGCCTTCTTGAATACACTCGTAATTGCTGTTCTTGGTCCTTTTGTTGTCCAGTTATGTGAGCACCATCAGCTACAGGAGCTGAAACTTGAGGTGCAATTTCAGCATGTACTGGGAACACCGGCTCTTGGATTACGGTGCATCGGGACATATTCCTGTTTTTCCTCCAAGACTATTTCTCTGGGAGtcatgctccccctcatcataTCACTTTCCAAGAACACAGCGTGTCTTGTTTCAACAAATTTCGTTGTCTGATTTGGACAATAAAATCGATATGCTTTAGATTTGTCAGGATAACCAATAAAATGGCAACTGACTGTCTTGGGGTCTAATTTTCCCATAACCGGATTAAAAATCCTTGCTTCAGCAGGACAGCCCCATACATGAAAATAATTCAGGGTTGGCTTTTTCCCgatccataattcatacggtgttttgggcaccgatttATCGGGAACCCTGTTTAGAATATTTGCTGCTGTTTTAATGGATTCCATCCATATATTCTCCGGTAAAGTGGAGTGGCTTAACATACTCCGCACCATATCCATAAGTGTGCGGTTTCTCCTTTCAGCCACCCCGTTTGCTGAGGTTCACCCAGTCTTGAGTATTGGGCGGCAATGCCATTTTCCCGTAAGAATTTTGCAAATGGTCCAGGAATTTGACCATAAGTTGCATGTCTGCCGTAGTATTCACCACCACGATCAGATCTTACAACTTTAATTCTTTTATTACATTGATTTTCAACCTCAGCTTTGAAAATCTTGAACTTGTCTAATGCCtctgatttttctttgatttgataaaTATATCCATAACGGGAGAAATCATCAGTGAACGTTATGAATGAATTATAACCGTCCACCGATCTCACATTAAACGGACCACATATATCCGTATGAATTAATTCCAAAACTCCCGTGCTTCGATTTGCACCTTTCTTAATTTTCTTGGCATATTTTCCTTTGATGCAGTCGATACAATGATCAACATCCGCATCCGAAAaatcaagagaaggaagaacttgaTCTTTAATGAGACGCTCAATcctccccctcgaaatatggcctaaacGATAGTGCCATAATTTCGAAGAAGTCTCATTATCATTACGTTTGCGTTTGGTACCGACATTTATATTTGAGGTAGAACCCACATTATTTATATCATCACAAAGGGAAATTACATAAAGTTTGTCGTGTCGACAGCAAGGCCAACATTATTATTGTCATACATAATTATACACTGCTTATTCCCAAAGTGACACTCATAACTATCATCATCTAAACATGAGACGGAAACTAAATTCCGTTTCATCGAGGGTACATAAAGAACATTATTTAGCTGAAGCTTAAAACCGCCATGAAGTGTAAGAGTGAAGTCTCCAATCGCCTCGGCATAAGCTTCAACACCATTAGCAACTCTAATTGTTCTTTCCCCTCTTTTTAGGGTCTTCCTCATATTGAATCCCTGCAACGAATTTACAACATGAATTGTTGCACCTGAATCAATCCACCAAGTATTGGTGGCATAATTAACATAAAGGGATTCTTCAACAACAGTAATAGTGTCGGTACCTCTTTCTTTGAGCCATCTCTTGAAGCCAAAACAATCCTTTCGCCTATGCCCACCTTTTCCACAAAAGTGGCAAGCATTGGAATTATTTCCTTCAGCATTAGGCGCTTTTTCTGGCTTCTTTTGCTGTGAACCTTTTGAGGATTGGCCTTTTTCCTTGAACTTATAAGGCTTGGGCTTCACATATTCATTCACAAATTTTCTATACTTCTTCTTTTGTGAATGACCAAACTGATTAACATGATCAATTCTGTCAGCCTTAagcctttcttcttcttgcacaCATCGCGCCATCATTTCATCAATCTCCCATTTAACATCCATCGCATTATAGTTGATCATAAATGGATCAAATTGGGGAGGCAAAGATGACATAATAAAATGGACgaggaaaccattagagatttccATCTCCATTGACTTTAGTTTGGCGGCCATGTTGCACTTTTTCATAATATGCTCTCGAAGACTTCCAGTGGGATCATATTTTTCATCAATTAGCCTTCTGATAAGACTTGTTGCATAAACTTTAGAAGACCCTTTAAATTGATGCTCAATTTTTGCAAAGTACCCTTTTGCTGTCTCACAATCAGGAAGGGCTCCCCTCATACTCTGTGTAATGGAGCCCTTTATCATCATAAGGCACTTGCGATTAGAGTCATCCCACTTAGTCTTAATAATGTCATATTCCTTCTTGAGGGCTTCATAATTTTCATTATTTTCTTTAGGCACCTCAGGAGGATCATTAAGGAGAGCATAATCAATATTGAGTAAGGCCATAGTGATCTCAAGCTTCTCCTTCCACGTGACATAATTGCTGCCATTTAGCTGTTCGATGCCATTTAGCATTCCAGCAATATTAGAGACATTAGTTGCTGCAAAAGAAAAATTCAAAATGCTTTAGTaagcatcatcataatcatcattaaattttattgatcaaattcaAATCAGCTTTGGCCAGAGATGAAAATGAACAACAAAATTTTGTGGACAAATATTCATCAATTAGCTTTGGCCAAATTGATAAATAGAAGCC encodes:
- the LOC139831073 gene encoding uncharacterized protein, which produces MASSSDQATNVSNIAGMLNGIEQLNGSNYVTWKEKLEITMALLNIDYALLNDPPEVPKENNENYEALKKEYDIIKTKWDDSNRKCLMMIKGSITQSMRGALPDCETAKGYFAKIEHQFKGSSKVYATSLIRRLIDEKYDPTGSLREHIMKKCNMAAKLKSMEMEISNGFLVHFIMSSLPPQFDPFMINYNAMDVKWEIDEMMARCVQEEERLKADRIDHVNQFGHSQKKKYRKFVNEYVKPKPYKFKEKGQSSKGSQQKKPEKAPNAEGNNSNACHFCGKGGHRRKDCFGFKRWLKERGIQYEEDPKKRGKNN